From Carassius auratus strain Wakin chromosome 22, ASM336829v1, whole genome shotgun sequence, a single genomic window includes:
- the cimap1d gene encoding outer dense fiber protein 3-like protein 2b isoform X2 → MSNNMHRIDCSPGPKYHIDAKLTRFGRDGTPAYSIHGRTETRAAIYSTPGPGAYNPEKASLCSVHRNPPSHTMGYRTQYRSVDTVPAPNKYTLPSLMGSGVLTKASSASYTISGRCKAGGPSEDLSKTPGPCRYNRTDPSVYLPRQPAFSILGRHAAARASTAEPGPGSHNPEKVTVHKPRPPAFSLGIRHSEFVTPLIVD, encoded by the exons ATGAGCAACAACA TGCATAGAATTGACTGCAGTCCAGGGCCTAAATACCATATTGATGCCAAACTGACTCGCTTTGGGAGAGACGGCACCCCTGCCTATTCCATACATGGCAGGACGGAAACTCGAG CAGCAATCTACTCCACCCCTGGACCAGGAGCATACAATCCTGAGAAAGCCTCTCTGTGCAGCGTCCATCGCAATCCACCGTCCCACACCATGGGTTATCGAACACAGTATCGCTCCGTGGACACCGTACCTGCCCCAAACAAATACACCCTCCCTTCTCTCATGGGCTCCGGCGTGTTGACCAAGGCATCCAGTGCCAGTTACACCATCTCTGGGAGATGCAAAGCTGGGGGTCCGTCTGAGGACTTATCTAAAACTCCAGGTCCTTGTAGATACAACCGCACAGATCCCAGTGTCTACCTCCCGAGGCAGCCGGCGTTCTCTATTCTGGGGAGACACGCTGCTGCGAGGGCGTCCACAGCGGAGCCTGGTCCTGGAAGTCATAACCCAGAGAAAGTGACCGTGCACAAGCCCAGACCTCCTGCGTTCTCTTTAGGGATCAGGCACTCCGAGTTTGTGACCCCTTTAATAGTAGATTAG
- the cimap1d gene encoding outer dense fiber protein 3-like protein 2b isoform X3, with product MSDPERKRPVIAGREKGPGPGRYILPPAIGFVGHDFTKSTSPAYSFHGRMSNNMHRIDCSPGPKYHIDAKLTRFGRDGTPAYSIHGRTETRAAIYSTPGPGAYNPEKASLCSVHRNPPSHTMGYRTQYRSVDTVPAPNKYTLPSLMGSGVLTKASSASYTISGRCKAGGPSEDLSKTPGPCRYNRTDPSVYLPRQPAFSILGRHAAARASTAEPGPGSHNPEKVTVHKPRPPAFSLGIRHSEFVTPLIVD from the exons ATGAGTGATCCGGAGAGGAAGCGTCCGGTCATTGCTGGCAGAGAAAAAG GGCCAGGACCCGGTCGATACATCCTTCCACCGGCTATCGGCTTTGTAGGCCACGATTTCACCAAGTCAACAAGTCCTGCCTACTCCTTCCATGGCAGGATGAGCAACAACA TGCATAGAATTGACTGCAGTCCAGGGCCTAAATACCATATTGATGCCAAACTGACTCGCTTTGGGAGAGACGGCACCCCTGCCTATTCCATACATGGCAGGACGGAAACTCGAG CAGCAATCTACTCCACCCCTGGACCAGGAGCATACAATCCTGAGAAAGCCTCTCTGTGCAGCGTCCATCGCAATCCACCGTCCCACACCATGGGTTATCGAACACAGTATCGCTCCGTGGACACCGTACCTGCCCCAAACAAATACACCCTCCCTTCTCTCATGGGCTCCGGCGTGTTGACCAAGGCATCCAGTGCCAGTTACACCATCTCTGGGAGATGCAAAGCTGGGGGTCCGTCTGAGGACTTATCTAAAACTCCAGGTCCTTGTAGATACAACCGCACAGATCCCAGTGTCTACCTCCCGAGGCAGCCGGCGTTCTCTATTCTGGGGAGACACGCTGCTGCGAGGGCGTCCACAGCGGAGCCTGGTCCTGGAAGTCATAACCCAGAGAAAGTGACCGTGCACAAGCCCAGACCTCCTGCGTTCTCTTTAGGGATCAGGCACTCCGAGTTTGTGACCCCTTTAATAGTAGATTAG
- the LOC113039598 gene encoding cyclin-dependent kinases regulatory subunit 1 — protein sequence MSSAKKQIYYSDKYSDEEFEYRHVMLPKQISKLVPSSHLMSEEEWRGLGVQQSQGWIHYMIHKPEPHILLFRRPLPKE from the exons ATGTCTTCAGCGAAGAAGCAGATTTACTATTCCGACAAGTATTCCGACGAGGAATTCGAGTACAG ACATGTCATGCTTCCCAAGCAGATTTCCAAACTGGTGCCGTCCTCCCATTTAATGTCCGAGGAGGAATGGAGAGGTTTGGGAGTCCAGCAGAGTCAGGGCTGGATCCATTACATGATCCATAAACCAG AGCCTCACATTCTGCTTTTCCGAAGACCTCTTCCCAAGGAATGA
- the cimap1d gene encoding outer dense fiber protein 3-like protein 2b isoform X1: protein MSDPERKRPVIAGREKGPGPGRYILPPAIGFVGHDFTKSTSPAYSFHGRMSNNMHRIDCSPGPKYHIDAKLTRFGRDGTPAYSIHGRTETRAIYSTPGPGAYNPEKASLCSVHRNPPSHTMGYRTQYRSVDTVPAPNKYTLPSLMGSGVLTKASSASYTISGRCKAGGPSEDLSKTPGPCRYNRTDPSVYLPRQPAFSILGRHAAARASTAEPGPGSHNPEKVTVHKPRPPAFSLGIRHSEFVTPLIVD from the exons ATGAGTGATCCGGAGAGGAAGCGTCCGGTCATTGCTGGCAGAGAAAAAG GGCCAGGACCCGGTCGATACATCCTTCCACCGGCTATCGGCTTTGTAGGCCACGATTTCACCAAGTCAACAAGTCCTGCCTACTCCTTCCATGGCAGGATGAGCAACAACA TGCATAGAATTGACTGCAGTCCAGGGCCTAAATACCATATTGATGCCAAACTGACTCGCTTTGGGAGAGACGGCACCCCTGCCTATTCCATACATGGCAGGACGGAAACTCGAG CAATCTACTCCACCCCTGGACCAGGAGCATACAATCCTGAGAAAGCCTCTCTGTGCAGCGTCCATCGCAATCCACCGTCCCACACCATGGGTTATCGAACACAGTATCGCTCCGTGGACACCGTACCTGCCCCAAACAAATACACCCTCCCTTCTCTCATGGGCTCCGGCGTGTTGACCAAGGCATCCAGTGCCAGTTACACCATCTCTGGGAGATGCAAAGCTGGGGGTCCGTCTGAGGACTTATCTAAAACTCCAGGTCCTTGTAGATACAACCGCACAGATCCCAGTGTCTACCTCCCGAGGCAGCCGGCGTTCTCTATTCTGGGGAGACACGCTGCTGCGAGGGCGTCCACAGCGGAGCCTGGTCCTGGAAGTCATAACCCAGAGAAAGTGACCGTGCACAAGCCCAGACCTCCTGCGTTCTCTTTAGGGATCAGGCACTCCGAGTTTGTGACCCCTTTAATAGTAGATTAG